The following coding sequences lie in one Populus nigra chromosome 15, ddPopNigr1.1, whole genome shotgun sequence genomic window:
- the LOC133673872 gene encoding uncharacterized protein LOC133673872 encodes MLCSDGKKKLSFCGSIKDGDLVIVYEKRDVMKAVKVCEASVLQNRFGVFKHSDWIGKPFGSKVLSNKGGFVYLLAPTPELWTLVLSHRTQILYIADISFLITYLEIVPGSLVLESGTGSGSLTTSLARAVAPTGHVYTFDFHQQRAASAREDFQSTGVGCLVTVGVRDIQGEGFPDEYSGLADSVFLDLPQPWLAILSAGKMLKQDGTLCSFSPCIEQVQRTCEALKSNFRDIRTFEVLLRTFEVHEGKMDSCQGDEGLSVGSPPYKRRQRSSEGSTVQDSSSSPTIKARPCADARGHTGYLTFSRLKCLS; translated from the exons atgttgtgtagtgatgggaaaaaaaagttatcctTTTGTGGATCAATTAAAGATGGAGATTTAGTTATTGTGTACGAGAAGAGAGATGTAATGAAAGCTGTGAAAGTATGTGAGGCATCAGTGCTTCAAAAccgttttggtgtttttaaacaTTCGGATTGGATCGGAAAGCCTTTTGGGTCCAAGGTTTTAAGTAATAAAGGAGGTTTTGTTTACTTATTAGCTCCAACTCCTGAATTATGGACTCTGGTTTTAAGCCACAGGACTCAGATTCTGTATATTGCTGATATTTCTTTTCTCATTACCTACTTGGAAATTGTTCCTGGTTCTTTGGTGCTGGAGTCTGGAACTGGCAGTGGATCTTTAACCACCTCTCTTGCTAGGGCTGTAGCTCCTACAGGACACGTATATACTTTTGATTTCCATCAACAAAGGGCTGCCTCTGCCAG ggAAGATTTTCAAAGCACAGGAGTAGGCTGTTTAGTTACAGTGGGAGTAAGAGATATCCAAGGCGAGGGATTTCCAGATGAGTATTCTGGGTTGGCTGATTCTGTATTTCTGGACCTACCCCAACCATGGCTGGCCATTCTGTCAGCTGGGAAAATGTTGAAACAAGATGGGACTTTGTGCTCTTTTTCACCTTGCATTGAGCAAGTACAACGCACATGTGAAGCTCTAAAATCAAACTTTAGAG ATATAAGGACATTTGAGGTTCTCCTTCGGACATTTGAAGTTCACGAAGGGAAAATGGATAGTTGCCAGGGCGATGAAGGTCTTTCTGTTGGGTCTCCTCCGTACAAGAGGAGACAACGGTCAAGTGAAGGAAGCACTGTGCAGGACAGCTCAAGTTCTCCTACAATCAAGGCTAGGCCATGTGCTGATGCCAGGGGTCACACTGGCTATTTGACATTTTCAAGACTCAAATGTCTCTCATGA
- the LOC133674286 gene encoding cuscuta receptor 1-like, with protein sequence MGLNRFSLAVVVMMMINAMLPLEGCLEEERIALLQIKTSIFDPSRMGSPLLSWGEDTLCCNWAGVTCDSITGRVIVIFLYNARGWFIDPSKGVWDRNASMGDWYLNATMFLPFQELNILGLSNNDIAGCVPNEGFERLSRLAKLESLYLGLNNFNNSILSSFKGLSSLKHLYLESNQLKGSIDIKEFDSLSKLQELDLSRNEIQNLVTSTGSGGLSRLTKLETLDLSSNKINDSTLSFLKGLSSLKHLYLNNNQLKGSIDMKEFDSLSMLVELRLGGNEIQNFATSTGFERSLRLNKLEILELSFNKINDSTLSFLEGLSSLKHLNLDNNQLKGSIDIKGLCELKQLQELDISYNDLNGLPSCLTNLNNLQVLDISFNKFSGNISLSLIGSLTSIRDLKLSDNHFQIPISLGPFFNLSNLKNLNGDHNEIYKSTELVHNLIPRFQLQRLSLACHGFGGTFPKFLYYQHDLQFVDLSHIKITGEFPSWLLQNNTKLEDLYLVNSSLSGSLQLPNDSHVNLSRLDISRNHIQNQIPTKIGAYFPWLEFLNMSRNYFSGSIPSSISNMSSLGVLDLSNNRLSGNIPEQLVEGCLSLRGLVLSNNHLKGQFFWRSFNLAYLTDLILSGNQLTGILPNSLSNGSRLEALDVSLNNLSGKIPRWIGYMSSLQYLDLSENNLYGSLPSSFCSSRTMTEVYLSKNKLEGSLIGALDGCLSLNRLDLSHNYFGGGIPESIGSLLELSFLLLGYNNLEGKIPSQLCKLEKLSLIDLSHNHLFGHILPCLQPTSKWQRERETSLNPSGNSLGRENREPQIVFPVPAVEDPSMNKSVEFTTKSISYSFKGIILKYISGIDLSCNNLTGEIPVELGNLSNIQVLNLSHNSLTGPIPPTFSNLKEIESLDLSYNNLNGEIPRQLLDLNFLSAFSVAHNNLSGKTPEMVAQFSTFNKSCYEGNPLLCGPPLARNCTPPSPLPRSQTHKKEENGVIDMEAFIVTFSVAYIMVLLTIGSVLYINPRWRRAWFYFIGESINNCYYFLVDNLPVPARFRRFQPCV encoded by the exons ATGGGGTTAAACAGGTTCTCTCTAGCAGtagtggtgatgatgatgattaatgCCATGCTTCCATTAGAAGGGTGTTTAGAGGAAGAAAGGATTGCTCTTTTGCAAATCAAGACTTCCATTTTTGATCCAAGTCGCATGGGATCCCCGCTACTCTCCTGGGGAGAGGATACTCTCTGTTGTAATTGGGCAGGAGTTACCTGCGATTCCATTACAGGACGAGTTATCGTAATCTTTCTTTACAACGCAAGAGGTTGGTTCATAGATCCTTCAAAGGGAGTTTGGGACCGAAATGCTTCAATGGGAGATTGGTACCTAAATGCAACCATGTTTCTTCCCTTCCAAGAACTCAATATTCTTGGCTTGAGTAATAATGATATAGCTGGCTGTGTTCCGAATGAAG GTTTCGAAAGACTATCAAGACTTGCCAAATTGGAGTCTCTCTATTTAGGACTCAATAACTTCAACAATAGCATCCTATCATCCTTCAAAGGCCTTTCTTCTCTTAAACATCTATATCTTGAGAGTAACCAATTGAAAGGATCAATAGATATCAAAG AATTTGATTCATTGAGCAAGCTACAGGAGCTAGACCTGAGCCGAAATGAGATCCAAAATCTTGTGACCTCGACAG GCTCTGGAGGACTATCAAGGCTTACTAAATTAGAGACTCTTGATTTAAgctcaaataaaatcaatgataGCACCTTATCATTTCTTAAAGGGCTTTCATCTCTCAAACATCTATATCTTAATAACAACCAGTTAAAAGGATCAATAGATATGAAAG AATTTGATTCATTAAGCATGTTGGTGGAGCTACGACTAGGAGGAAATGAAATCCAAAATTTTGCGACCTCAACAG GTTTTGAAAGATCACTAAGGCTTAACAAATTGGAGATTCTTGAATTGAGCTTCAACAAAATTAATGACAGCACCCTATCATTCCTGGAAGGGCTTTCATCTCTCAAACATCTAAATCTTGATAACAACCAATTGAAAGGATCAATAGACATTAAAG GCCTTTGTGAGTTAAAACAACTCCAGGAGCTTGATATCAGCTACAACGATCTCAATGGTCTGCCTTCTTGTCTCACAAATTTAAACAACCTTCAAGTTTTAGATATCTCTTTCAACAAATTTTCTGGGAATATATCCTTGAGCCTCATTGGAAGTCTCACATCCATTCGAGATCTAAAACTGTCAGACAATCACTTCCAAATACCAATCTCACTTGGCCCATTTTTTAACCTTTCAAACCTCAAGAATTTGAATGGTGACCATAATGAGATATACAAGTCAACAGAGCTGGTACACAATTTGATTCCAAGGTTCCAGTTACAGAGGCTTTCTTTGGCATGTCATGGATTCGGTGGGACATTTCCGAAATTCCTTTACTATCAGCATGACCTTCAATTTGTTGATCTCTCACACATCAAAATAACAGGAGAATTTCCAAGCTGGTTGTTACAGAATAACACAAAACTTGAAGATCTTTATTTGGTCAACAGTTCTCTTTCAGGATCTTTGCAATTACCAAATGATTCCCATGTGAATTTGTCACGTTTGGATATCTCAAGAAATCACATCCAAAATCAAATTCCCACTAAAATTGGGGCATATTTCCCGTGGTTAGAGTTCTTAAACATGTCTAGAAATTATTTCAGTGGTAGCATTCCCTCTTCGATAAGCAATATGAGCTCATTGGGAGTCTTGGATTTGTCCAATAATCGTTTGTCAGGCAACATACCCGAGCAGTTGGTTGAAGGCTGTTTATCATTACGTGGTCTCGTGCTTTCAAATAATCATTTGAAAGGCCAGTTTTTCTGGAGAAGTTTCAACTTAGCATACTTGACCGACCTGATATTAAGTGGGAATCAGTTAACAGGGATTCTTCCAAATAGCTTGTCTAATGGTTCTAGATTGGAAGCATTGGATGTCAGTCTCAACAATTTATCTGGTAAGATACCGAGATGGATAGGGTATATGTCTTCTCTTCAATATTTAGACCTTTCAGAGAACAATCTTTATGGAAGTCTACCGTCCAGCTTTTGTTCTTCAAGGACGATGACAGAagtttatttatctaaaaataaactagaaggATCACTGATTGGTGCACTCGATGGCTGCCTGTCGCTGAATAGATTAGATCTGAGCCATAATTATTTTGGAGGTGGCATTCCCGAGTCAATTGGTTCTTTGTTAGAGTTGAGCTTTCTTCTTTTAGGTTATAATAATCTAGAAGGTAAAATCCCAAGCCAACTCTGCAAACTAGAGAAATTAAGCTTGATTGATCTTTCTCATAATCATCTGTTCGGTCATATTCTTCCATGCCTACAACCTACCAGCAAGTGGCAGAGGGAAAGGGAAACATCTTTAAATCCTTCAGGCAATTCTCTAGGTCGTGAGAACAGGGAACCACAGATAGTATTTCCTGTTCCCGCCGTGGAAGACCCTTCTATGAATAAATCTGTAGAGTTTACAACAAAGAGCATATCCTATTCATTCAAGGGAATCATCCTCAAGTACATCTCCGGTATCGATCTCTCCTGCAACAATTTGACAGGAGAGATTCCTGTTGAGCTTGGAAACCTCAGCAACATCCAGGTGTTGAATCTATCCCATAATAGTTTAACAGGTCCAATACCACCTACATTTTCAAACTTAAAGGAAATTGAAAGCCTGGATCTTTCCTACAACAACTTGAACGGGGAAATTCCTCGTCAGCTTCTCGACTTAAACTTCCTATCTGCTTTCAGTGTAGCCCACAATAACTTATCTGGCAAAACGCCAGAGATGGTTGCACAATTCTCAACATTCAACAAGTCTTGCTATGAGGGAAATCCGTTGCTTTGTGGACCACCACTCGCCAGAAATTGTACTCCGCCATCACCGCTGCCAAGGTCTCAGactcataaaaaagaagaaaatggcgTTATTGATATGGAGGCTTTCATTGTGACATTTTCAGTGGCATACATCATGGTCCTGTTGACAATAGGTTCAGTTCTGTACATAAACCCACGTTGGCGACGAGCATGGTTTTACTTTATTGGGGAGAGCATCAATAATTGCTATTACTTTCTTGTGGACAATCTACCTGTGCCAGCCAGGTTCAGACGATTTCAGCCTTGTGTCTAA
- the LOC133673651 gene encoding endochitinase A-like, with translation MAAMATGSSRRTSSGPVIRSLSPSGRFHQHFSRSPSASASSSPFAYSSSSFMSRSSTFFTRSSSPTRVNMYGHSTPSPSSSVRLNAVSPNRSISTVNPSRSHHHQVVRKQGTPKRTCMCSPSTHPGSFRCSLHKGTGFGSSTSSSNYSSNNNRLNARRSAMTNSLVRIGGVEGDLVRRALAALIRPSSHQQRRRTAFQSRPSRLSVMSKAES, from the coding sequence ATGGCGGCCATGGCCACTGGATCTTCTAGAAGAACCTCGAGCGGTCCGGTTATtcgctctctctctccatcCGGTAGATTCCACCAGCACTTCTCCAGATCTCCGTCAGCTTCCGCCTCCTCCAGCCCCTTCGCTTACTCAAGTTCAAGTTTCATGTCTCGCTCATCAACTTTCTTCACCAGATCCTCATCGCCTACACGGGTTAACATGTACGGGCACTCCACACCGTCGCCTTCTTCATCCGTCCGCTTAAATGCCGTCTCTCCTAACCGCTCAATCTCCACCGTCAATCCTTCTCGGAGCCACCACCATCAGGTAGTGAGAAAACAGGGCACTCCTAAACGGACTTGCATGTGTTCGCCGTCTACACATCCAGGCTCTTTCCGGTGTAGCCTCCATAAAGGCACGGGGTTTGGCAGTTCTACCTCATCAAGTAATTACTCTTCAAACAACAATCGGCTGAATGCGAGAAGATCTGCCATGACCAATTCGCTAGTGAGAATCGGCGGCGTGGAAGGTGATTTGGTGAGAAGAGCCTTGGCCGCTCTGATCCGGCCGTCTTCTCACCAACAACGCCGGCGTACAGCATTCCAGTCCCGACCGAGCCGGCTTTCCGTCATGTCAAAAGCTGAGTCCTAA